Proteins from a single region of Lelliottia sp. JS-SCA-14:
- a CDS encoding oxidative stress defense protein gives MKFKVMALAALVGLGAVSVQANELPNGPHIVTSGTASVDAVPDVATLAIEVNVAAKDAASAKKQADDRVAQYLSFLEQNGVAKKDINSANLRTQPDYDYQNGKSILKGYRAVRTVEVTLRQLDKLNSLLDGALKAGLNEIRSVSLGVAQPEKYKDEARKAAIDDAVRQAEQLASGFKSKLGPVYSVRYHVSNYQPSPMVRMMKADAAPASAQETYEQPTIQFDDQVDVVFQLEPAQGQQTAPAAAPAQQ, from the coding sequence GTGAAGTTTAAAGTGATGGCCCTGGCGGCATTAGTAGGTTTAGGCGCAGTGTCGGTACAGGCAAACGAATTGCCAAATGGACCGCACATTGTCACTTCCGGTACCGCAAGCGTGGACGCGGTTCCTGATGTTGCAACGCTTGCGATTGAAGTGAACGTCGCGGCAAAAGATGCGGCGTCCGCCAAGAAACAGGCTGACGATCGCGTTGCGCAATATCTCTCTTTCCTTGAGCAGAATGGCGTCGCGAAAAAAGACATTAACTCGGCGAATCTGCGCACCCAGCCCGATTACGACTATCAGAATGGCAAAAGCATTCTGAAAGGCTACCGCGCGGTACGTACTGTTGAAGTGACCTTGCGTCAGCTGGACAAGCTGAACTCGCTGCTGGATGGCGCGCTGAAAGCGGGGCTGAACGAAATTCGTTCCGTGTCGCTGGGCGTTGCGCAACCAGAGAAATACAAAGACGAAGCGCGTAAAGCGGCAATTGATGACGCTGTGCGTCAGGCAGAGCAGCTGGCGTCTGGCTTCAAATCGAAGCTTGGCCCGGTGTATAGCGTGCGTTACCACGTCTCTAACTATCAGCCGAGCCCGATGGTTCGCATGATGAAGGCAGATGCCGCCCCGGCTTCTGCGCAGGAAACTTACGAACAGCCGACTATTCAGTTCGACGATCAGGTCGATGTGGTGTTCCAGCTTGAACCGGCACAGGGTCAGCAGACGGCACCAGCCGCTGCACCAGCACAACAATAA
- the argP gene encoding DNA-binding transcriptional regulator ArgP → MKRPDYRTLQALDAVIRERGFERAAQKLCITQSAVSQRIKQLENMFGQPLLVRTVPPRPTEQGQKLLALLRQVELLEEEWLGDEQTGSTPLLLSLAVNADSLATWLLPALSTVLADSPIRLNLQVEDETRTQERLRRGEVVGAVSIQPQALPSCLVDQLGALDYLFVGSREFADRYFPNGVTRAALLKAPAVAFDHLDDMHQAFLQQNFDLPPGSVPCHIVNSSEAFVQLARQGTTCCMIPHLQIEKELKSGELIDLTPGLYQRRMLYWHRFAPESRMMRNVTDALLAYGHKVLRQD, encoded by the coding sequence ATGAAACGTCCGGACTACAGAACACTACAGGCGCTTGATGCCGTCATTCGTGAACGAGGTTTTGAGCGCGCGGCGCAAAAGCTGTGCATCACTCAATCCGCCGTATCACAGCGAATCAAACAGCTTGAGAATATGTTCGGACAACCGCTGCTGGTGCGTACGGTTCCACCACGTCCGACGGAGCAAGGGCAGAAGCTGCTCGCCCTGCTGCGTCAGGTTGAGCTGCTGGAAGAGGAGTGGCTGGGCGATGAACAGACCGGATCCACGCCGCTGCTGCTGTCGCTGGCGGTCAACGCCGACAGTCTGGCTACCTGGCTGTTGCCTGCCCTCTCCACCGTGCTGGCCGACTCACCGATCCGTCTCAATTTGCAGGTGGAAGATGAAACCCGTACTCAGGAACGTCTGCGTCGCGGCGAAGTGGTCGGGGCCGTCAGTATTCAGCCGCAGGCGCTGCCAAGCTGCCTGGTCGATCAACTCGGCGCGCTGGACTACCTGTTTGTCGGCTCCAGAGAGTTTGCGGATCGCTACTTCCCGAACGGCGTCACCCGCGCCGCGCTGCTGAAAGCGCCCGCCGTGGCGTTCGACCATCTCGACGATATGCACCAGGCGTTTTTACAGCAAAACTTCGACCTGCCGCCGGGCAGCGTGCCCTGTCATATCGTGAACTCGTCGGAAGCCTTCGTGCAGCTGGCGCGTCAGGGAACCACCTGCTGCATGATCCCGCATCTGCAGATTGAGAAAGAGTTGAAGAGCGGTGAGCTCATCGACTTAACGCCAGGGCTGTATCAGCGTCGGATGTTGTACTGGCACCGGTTTGCGCCGGAAAGCCGAATGATGCGCAACGTTACCGATGCACTGCTGGCTTATGGGCATAAGGTGTTGAGGCAGGATTAA
- the argO gene encoding arginine exporter ArgO — MLSYYFQGLVLGAAMILPLGPQNAFVMNQGIRRQYHLMIAMLCAVSDLVLICAGIFGGSALLMQSPWLLALVTWGGVAFLLWYGFGALKTAMSSNLELASAEVMKQGRWKIIATMLAVTWLNPHVYLDTFVVLGSLGGQLDVEPKRWFALGTVSASFLWFFGLAILAAWLAPRLRTAKAQRIINILVGVVMWVIAFQLAKEGINHVQVLFN; from the coding sequence ATGTTATCTTATTATTTTCAAGGCCTTGTGCTTGGCGCGGCCATGATCCTTCCTCTCGGTCCTCAGAATGCGTTTGTCATGAATCAGGGGATCCGCAGGCAATATCATTTAATGATTGCGATGCTCTGTGCCGTCAGCGATTTAGTGCTGATTTGCGCCGGAATTTTTGGCGGCAGCGCACTGCTGATGCAATCCCCGTGGCTGCTGGCGCTGGTGACCTGGGGCGGCGTGGCGTTCCTGCTGTGGTACGGCTTTGGCGCGCTGAAAACCGCCATGAGCAGCAATCTCGAACTGGCCAGCGCCGAGGTGATGAAGCAGGGGCGCTGGAAGATTATCGCCACCATGCTGGCGGTCACCTGGCTCAATCCGCACGTCTATCTGGATACCTTCGTGGTACTGGGCAGCCTGGGCGGTCAGTTGGATGTGGAACCCAAACGCTGGTTCGCGCTGGGGACGGTGAGTGCCTCCTTCCTGTGGTTCTTTGGCCTTGCGATACTGGCCGCCTGGCTCGCCCCGCGTTTACGCACCGCCAAAGCACAGCGCATCATTAATATTCTGGTCGGCGTGGTGATGTGGGTTATCGCCTTCCAGCTGGCGAAAGAGGGGATTAATCACGTGCAGGTATTGTTCAACTAA